The following DNA comes from Picosynechococcus sp. PCC 7003.
GGCTGACGGATCAGCAACTCCTCGATGCGATCGCCATTGGTCAAATCACCCCGGGGCCTTTATCTTCGACGGCAACTTTCATCGGCTATTTGTTGGGGGGAGTTCCGGGGGCGGGAGTGGCCACTTTGGGGATGTTTCTTCCTTCTTTTCTCTTTGTGGCAATTCTCAATCCAATCCTGCCTAAGTTACTCCAGGCCAAATCATTTCGGGCATTTCTCGATGGGGTCAATATTGGTGCGCTGAGTCTCATGACCGTTGTCACCGTGTTTCTGGCCCAGTCTTCTTTAGTTGATCCTTTGACCTTTGCCGTGGCGATCGCCGCCTTATTTCTGTTAATTAAATATCAAGTGAATTCCCTCTGGTTAGTATTAGCGGGAATGGCGATCGGCTTAGTTTTACCCTTTGTCATGGCGCAATAATTTCAAAACTTTACTGGTGTTGTTTCGCATAGGCATCCACAAGATTCCGAATCATCGCTTGGTATGAGGCGTTGTGGCGTTTTGCTTCCTGTTTAAAAAATTCAATGCTTTCCTGGGTAAATTCCATCGTCACTCGCACATGATTTTTCTTGGGAATCAATTCCTCCGGTGCAGGTAAAAAATCTCTCACCACAGTAACTTCACCAATCGGTTTAGCGGGATCCGGCGTGATATTGCTCATAAAATTTTCTCCATTTACGCCATTCAGCAGCACCAAAAATACGAATGACCTGATGACGATAGGTAAACCGCACCGTCAAAATACGCTTCTCCACCTTACCAATGCAGAACCATCGCTCTTCCGCCTCACTATGCTTGGCATCATGGACAATTAAACGATTTGGATCAAAAAAAGCGTATTGGGCCGTATGAACTACTCCAGCCTAAGAGGCATGGAGTTTCCGTCGTTTCATCACCCCAAGTTGCCTCATGCTTCCGCAATCGGTAGAGCTTGGCGGCTCCGCGACTGAAGAGGCCAGTTCCTGACCCCTTGCCCAGGCTAAATTAACCTGAGCTGCATTGATATCTCTATCCTCCCTGTGGCCACAGTTTGGGTTTGAGCAAATATGTACCCTGTCTGCCAATGTCTTTGGCGTTAGCTCCCAACATTTAGCGCAACGCTGAGAGGGCTTAAGCGTCCTTGTCGGGGACTCCACATAAAATCCTCCTGCCTCTGCCAGCTTGTATTCCAGCATTGAACCAATCATGCCGAAGCCAACCGAGAGAATGGAGCGGTTAAGCCCTGTTTTTTGAGCTTTCCGTTTGCTGCCTTTTTTGGCTTTGCGGGTCATGTTTTTGACGTTTAACTGCTCACCTGCAACCAGGCTATTACCGCTGACTATGTCGCTTGTGATTTGATGCAGCCAATCTTCGCGCTGACGGGTAATTTTGCGTTGCCGCATTGATACCTGCCGTCTCGCTTTTTGCCACCGCCGCGATGCTTTAACTCGCTTATTTCGGTTTGGTGCACGCTTTCGTCTGAGTTGCTTGGATGCTTGCTTAACCTGTTGTTCTCCCTCCTTAATAAAATCTGGCTTGCTGATTTGCTCCCCTGTCGAAAGGGCAATTGCTTCCTTGCAACCTAAATCAATCCCCACAGACCCACCCTCGGTTTCCCGCTTGGGTTCACATTTGACGGTGATTGAGGCGTACCACTTACCCTGGCGGAAGAATATCGTGCAGGTTGTTGGCTTTCCCCAGGTACGGGCCTTGCCCCTCATCTGCAACCTTCCCACATTGCTCAACTTGAGAAAGCCATGGTGACCTCCTGTTTCTACCTTCCAGCCTGCACCA
Coding sequences within:
- a CDS encoding RNA-guided endonuclease TnpB family protein produces the protein MVTRRITYRLYPSRQQQKKLHYWRRLHCSLYNAAIANRKTQYQKFNHAVDYFEQQNSLPGFKQVWPEFKELGSHALQATLKRVDFAFNRFFKGLGGYPKFKASRKYSGWTYPCGAGWKVETGGHHGFLKLSNVGRLQMRGKARTWGKPTTCTIFFRQGKWYASITVKCEPKRETEGGSVGIDLGCKEAIALSTGEQISKPDFIKEGEQQVKQASKQLRRKRAPNRNKRVKASRRWQKARRQVSMRQRKITRQREDWLHQITSDIVSGNSLVAGEQLNVKNMTRKAKKGSKRKAQKTGLNRSILSVGFGMIGSMLEYKLAEAGGFYVESPTRTLKPSQRCAKCWELTPKTLADRVHICSNPNCGHREDRDINAAQVNLAWARGQELASSVAEPPSSTDCGSMRQLGVMKRRKLHAS